Part of the Solibacillus isronensis genome is shown below.
TTAACACATGATTCATCTTATCAAAATAGTGTATTGTCGCATCATTATTTGCTGCATGTAAGTTTTCCGCATCTTTTTCGGTTACTTGAATATCCTTTTTCCCTTGAAGGATGATAATTGGAACGGTAACATTGCTTATTTCGTGCTGTGGATCGTATTTAAGCCATGAAATCATATATGGTTGAACAGACGGTCTAAATAATGATTGGAGCTGGGCAGAGACTGTCTCTACTTTTTTGCCTACCTTTAATTGCTGCAATGCTTTTTCCGATTCCACTAATAAATTCGGAGTTAGGCTTGCTGACAATTGTTCCATTAAAACTTCATCTGCCGGTCTTCCAATACCTGCTACCGAAATTAGAGAGGCTACATCATTTTGCTGAGCAGCAATGGTCATTATTAATGCACCTTCACTATGACCTAATAAATGAATTTCATTAAATCGGTCATCCTTTTTAGCATAATCTACAATAGATTTAACATCCTCTACATAGACATCAAATGTTAAATCCTCTTCTTTTTTAATTAATGCCGTATTATCACCGACTCCACGTTTATCGAAACGAATAGAAGCAATTCCTTTCTCCGCTAAGCTCTCTGCAATCATCTTTAAACTATTATTCGAACCAGCTCCTATTGTATTGCCGTCTTTATTTGTAGGACCCGATCCCGCATGGATTATAACTAGCTCTCCCGTAGCTTTATCAGGCGTTTCCAGCGCTGCTATAAGCTCTCCGCCGGCAACAGGAATCAATAGCTCCTCATACGTAACAGGTGTCTCTGTATAAGACTTTAACGTAATAGGATAGGTCTGTCCGTTTTGTGTAAACGTTCCTTCTATCGTTTCGTTTTTTAGCGTCCCCGCAATTTTAACAAGAGATCCGGCTAAATTAATGGTGATGGCCACATCCGAGTCATTATACTTAATTGATTCAAATGCATAATCACTGATTCCTTGTACTGGTACAGAAATGCTTCCACTCGACTCTTCCAAATTTAAAATGATTTCAAGAGGTGACTGCGGAATTTCAATCATCCCCTGCCATTTTCCTAATAATGCTTCCTCCATATGCGCAACCTCCTGCTTCGTTTGTTCTTCCGCTGTTGGCTTATCTGTACTTTC
Proteins encoded:
- a CDS encoding alpha/beta hydrolase — its product is MRKIAYSLAVVLLLSSCNSESTDKPTAEEQTKQEVAHMEEALLGKWQGMIEIPQSPLEIILNLEESSGSISVPVQGISDYAFESIKYNDSDVAITINLAGSLVKIAGTLKNETIEGTFTQNGQTYPITLKSYTETPVTYEELLIPVAGGELIAALETPDKATGELVIIHAGSGPTNKDGNTIGAGSNNSLKMIAESLAEKGIASIRFDKRGVGDNTALIKKEEDLTFDVYVEDVKSIVDYAKKDDRFNEIHLLGHSEGALIMTIAAQQNDVASLISVAGIGRPADEVLMEQLSASLTPNLLVESEKALQQLKVGKKVETVSAQLQSLFRPSVQPYMISWLKYDPQHEISNVTVPIIILQGKKDIQVTEKDAENLHAANNDATIHYFDKMNHVLKDVEGDRDQNLASYYNPDLPLTNGLIDEITEFIKQ